From Phyllopteryx taeniolatus isolate TA_2022b chromosome 18, UOR_Ptae_1.2, whole genome shotgun sequence, the proteins below share one genomic window:
- the tcte1 gene encoding dynein regulatory complex subunit 5, producing MSRLTGGPTMLTVESRRLRRIIAENPNWSLALVPFLSTLCLECIVRNFEETPIYEELTPSQRDFVQERLSPSLPLPVTANLVDDGVYWRRCCEQRWDICDVSHYGHSWKRMFFERHLENMIEHFIPETTPLKTVADEIPLCEAYVKRLDISQMLPPIKEAKVGIGENVDWLSETDSDAAHMEHYDFRNLLSMLRCLEEFHLTYWVKQCGMNFEWKMFEMAERDCETLSMALECCKTLKVVRLYESHIDDEKCKLLAKHLVEHSSLRELNLSHNVIGDRGAKAVGKLLSSSKLEILNMSDNIIRDVGANAIADALSNNCTLLSLNLRINRVSDEGGQAISKALLNNSILLHLHLGANLLTGPTAITLSEVLAKNQTLKTINLSCNKLGVDGGKALEEAITQNSCLRECDVRLTEVDEQSASIINQVVCNNKSASVTNQVVCTNESTSFINPVVCTNESLEQEEQPLDDEVQPQDDEAPSEAPTSTNST from the exons ATGTCGAGGCTCACTGGAGGCCCGACCATGCTGACTGTGGAAAGCAGGAGATTGAGGAGGATCATTGCTGAAAATCCAAACTGGTCCTTGGCCCTTGTGCCCTTTTTATCAACCCTATGCCTCGAATGTATTGTGAGAAACTTTGAGG AAACCCCCATCTATGAGGAGCTTACACCCAGCCAGAGAGACTTTGTGCAGGAGAGGCTGTCGCCCTCTCTGCCCCTTCCTGTGACGGCCAACTTGGTTGATGATGGCGTCTACTGGCGGCGGTGCTGTGAGCAACGGTGGGACATTTGTGACGTGTCTCACTACGGCCACAGCTGGAAGCGAATGTTCTTCGAGAGGCACCTGGAAAATATGATCGAACACTTCATCCCAGAGACAACCCCCCTTAAGACAGTCGCCGATGAGATCCCGCTGTGCGAGGCTTACGTGAAGAGGCTGGACATTTCCCAAATGCTGCCGCCCATCAAGGAGGCCAAGGTGGGAATCGGAGAAAACGTAGACTGGCTAAGCGAAACCGACTCGGACGCAGCTCACATGGAACACTATGACTTCCGCAACCTCCTGAGCATGTTGAGATGCTTGGAGGAGTTCCACTTGACCTACTGGGTCAAACAGTGTGGAATGAACTTTGAATGGAAGATGTTTGAGATGGCTGAACGAGACTGTGAGACTCTCTCCATGGCTCTTGAATGCTGCAAGACCTTAAAG GTAGTACGACTCTATGAAAGTCACATTGATGATGAAAAGTGTAAGTTGCTGGCTAAACACCTAGTGGAGCACTCCTCCCTGAGAGAGCTCAACCTTTCCCACAACGTGATTGGAGACAGGGGGGCCAAGGCTGTCGGCAAGTTGCTCAGCAGTAGCAAACTGGAGATCCTCAACATGAGCGACAACATTATTCGAGACGTGGGAGCCAACGCCATTGCTGACGCCTTGTCCAATAACTGCACCCTTTTGTCCCTCAACTTAAGAATCAACCGTGTGAGCGACGAGGGGGGGCAGGCCATCAGCAAGGCCTTACTGAACAATAGCATCCTGCTTCATTTGCACCTGGGAGCCAACCTCTTGACTGGCCCCACTGCCATCACGCTGTCAGAAGTGCTGGCTAAAAAtcaaacgctaaaaaccatcaaccTCTCCTGCAACAAACTGGGTGTG GATGGAGGCAAAGCTCTGGAGGAGGCCATAACTCAAAACAGCTGCTTGAGAGAATGCGACGTCCGTCTGACAGAGGTGGACGAGCAGAGCGCCTCCATCATCAACCAGGTGGTTTGCAACAATAAGAGTGCCTCAGTCACCAACCAGGTGGTTTGCACCAATGAGAGCACTTCCTTCATCAACCCGGTGGTTTGCACCAATGAGAGCTTAGAGCAAGAGGAACAACCACTGGATGACGAGGTACAACCACAAGACGACGAG GCACCATCTGAAGCCCCCACTTCCACCAACAGTACCTGA
- the tmem151ba gene encoding transmembrane protein 151B, which produces MSPASAAAASESSTCTVAPEEEPGPGPGPGPGPDSPRLELRPQKQSLLKSLCQETHWKCLLLSLLMYGCVGTMTWCQVTIITRLSFDSAYKGKSMMYHDSPCSNGYIYIPLAFLVMLYVVYLVECWHCYIRNEMQFKVDVGNVADRVQRMKQATPCIWWKAISYHYVRRTRQVTRYRNGDTYTTTQVYHERVNTHVAEAEFDYGNCGVKDISKHLQGLECFAITKLRFTKCFSFANVESENSYLTQRARFFTENEGLDDYMEAREGMHLKNVDFKEYMIAFSNPHQLPWYASHSTFWTAAALTLSWPLRVLTEYRTACVHYHVEKLFGFDYVPVTPSEEHPCCRHIPRVNTIDSTELEWHIRSNQQLVPSYSEAVLMDLAQLSGSCQNYSVCQRYGSYRQNCQRCHRAISSSSIFSRSALSICNTASPRLPFSASRFSLGRLYGSRRSCLWRSSGSLNEPPSHLTESTRCLSGQHSSEESPPAYQDAFYFPVLIVHNNEGCLNHDHRSLHRNGSCVETSL; this is translated from the exons ATGTCCCCAGCATCGGCCGCGGCGGCCAGTGAAAGCAGCACCTGCACCGTCGCCCCCGAAGAGGAGCCGGGACCGGGGCCGGGGCCGGGACCGGGGCCGGACAGCCCCAGACTTGAG CTGCGGCCTCAGAAACAGTCCCTGCTGAAGTCCTTGTGTCAGGAGACACACTGGAAATGCCTGCTGCTCTCCCTGCTCATGTACGGCTGTGTGGGTACCATGACCTGGTGCCAGGTGACCATCATCACACGCCTCTCCTTCGACAGCGCCTACAAGGGCAAATCAATGATGTACCACGACAGTCCCTGTTCCAATGGGTACATCTACATCCCCCTCGCTTTCTTGGTCATGCTCTACGTGGTCTACCTGGTGGAGTGCTGGCACTGCTACATCAGGAACGAgatgcagttcaaagtggacgTGGGAAATGTGGCCGATCGTGTCCAGAGGATGAAGCAGGCCACGCCGTGCATCTGGTGGAAGGCCATCAGCTACCACTACGTAAGGAGGACACGGCAGGTGACGCGCTACCGTAATGGAGACACATACACCACCACCCAGGTCTACCACGAGAGGGTCAACACGCACGTGGCCGAAGCAGAGTTTGACTACGGGAACTGCGGGGTGAAGGACATCTCAAAGCACCTGCAGGGCCTGGAGTGCTTCGCAATTACTAAGCTGAGGTTCACCAAGTGCTTCAGCTTTGCAAATGTGGAATCGGAAAACTCTTACCTGACGCAGCGAGCCAGGTTTTTCACAGAGAACGAGGGCCTGGACGACTACATGGAGGCCCGTGAGGGCATGCACCTTAAGAATGTAGACTTTAAGGAATATATGATTGCCTTCTCTAACCCACATCAACTTCCCTGGTACGCATCACATTCCACTTTCTGGACAGCGGCTGCTTTGACTCTCTCCTGGCCTTTACGGGTGCTGACTGAGTATCGAACCGCCTGTGTCCACTACCACGTGGAGAAGCTCTTCGGCTTCGACTATGTGCCGGTAACTCCTTCTGAGGAGCATCCTTGTTGCAGGCACATCCCACGTGTCAACACGATCGACAGCACGGAGCTGGAGTGGCACATCCGCTCCAACCAGCAACTGGTGCCTAGCTACTCCGAGGCAGTTCTAATGGACCTGGCCCAACTCTCGGGCAGCTGCCAGAACTACTCTGTTTGTCAACGCTACGGCAGCTACAGGCAGAACTGCCAGCGGTGCCACCGCGCCATCAGCAGCTCCTCCATCTTCTCTCGCAGCGCGCTGAGCATCTGCAACACGGCGAGCCCGCGCCTGCCCTTCAGCGCCAGTCGCTTCTCGCTGGGCCGGCTTTATGGCTCCAGGCGGAGCTGcctgtggaggagcagcgggagTCTGAACGAGCCTCCTAGCCACCTCACGGAAAGCACACGCTGCCTTTCGGGCCAGCACAGCAGTGAGGAGAGCCCTCCAGCATACCAGGATGCGTTCTACTTTCCCGTGCTCATCGTACACAACAACGAAGGCTGCCTCAATCATGACCATCGCTCCCTACACAGAAACGGCTCCTGCGTGGAGACGTCGCTATAA